In Spiroplasma sp. SV19, one DNA window encodes the following:
- a CDS encoding APC family permease, which translates to MKAKKLKITDIILFTFSAIFVLDSFAAAAKIGWSSIIYWFLLAIFYFLPYGFISAELSSTFGAEGGMYVWVKKAFGRKWAARTNWLYWINVGLWMPSVYLAFSSTLSFAFFNNTLNFWIQIAIALLLTWITILLNFIRLEKLKWIPNLTSVAKLVVTISLIAGAIYWLANGNQVSTPINDANFGFLPSWSTGVIFLPVIIYNFSGFELQSNATDKIDNPRKTIPKSILISGIIIIICYLVGTAAVNIIVDVNHLDEANGIIQSIGAAFKAPWVTMIVAIFILFTFFGTMVTWTSGANLAIKEAAEDGEFPSIFASKLKNDTPLWASIITGIISTVVILIGGAMLSATPNVANLFWTLYAFSSLMFLAPYFLIFPAYIKLRLSKPDIERPFKIKGPLWVQWIIVLFPTIIILISVILFIFGSIIVQNDTWAFNSGGQHVTFCIVGSIIVIIVGEILISYNKRKHKKEGGQ; encoded by the coding sequence ATGAAAGCAAAAAAGTTAAAAATAACTGATATTATCCTTTTTACATTTAGCGCTATTTTTGTCCTTGACTCATTTGCTGCTGCTGCTAAAATTGGATGATCATCAATTATTTATTGATTTCTACTAGCAATCTTTTATTTTCTTCCCTATGGTTTTATTAGTGCTGAATTAAGTTCTACCTTTGGTGCTGAAGGTGGGATGTATGTTTGAGTTAAAAAAGCATTTGGACGAAAATGAGCTGCACGAACAAATTGGTTATATTGAATTAACGTTGGACTATGAATGCCATCTGTTTACTTAGCTTTTTCAAGTACGCTATCTTTTGCCTTTTTTAATAATACGCTAAACTTCTGAATTCAAATTGCAATTGCCTTATTGTTAACTTGGATTACAATCTTATTAAATTTTATTCGGTTAGAAAAACTAAAATGAATTCCAAACTTAACTTCAGTGGCAAAATTAGTTGTAACAATTAGTTTAATTGCGGGAGCAATTTACTGACTAGCAAATGGTAATCAAGTTTCAACTCCAATCAACGATGCTAACTTTGGTTTTTTGCCTTCCTGATCAACGGGTGTTATCTTTCTTCCTGTTATTATTTATAATTTTTCTGGATTTGAATTACAAAGTAATGCCACTGATAAAATTGATAATCCCCGTAAAACAATTCCTAAAAGTATTTTAATTAGTGGAATTATTATCATTATTTGTTATTTAGTTGGAACAGCAGCTGTTAACATTATTGTAGATGTTAATCATCTTGATGAAGCAAATGGAATTATTCAATCAATTGGTGCTGCTTTTAAAGCCCCTTGAGTAACAATGATTGTTGCGATTTTTATCTTATTTACCTTCTTTGGAACAATGGTTACTTGAACATCCGGAGCAAACTTAGCAATTAAAGAAGCTGCCGAAGATGGTGAATTTCCCTCAATCTTTGCTTCTAAATTAAAAAATGATACTCCATTATGAGCATCAATTATTACCGGTATTATTTCAACTGTTGTTATTTTAATTGGTGGTGCAATGTTGTCAGCAACACCAAATGTTGCCAATCTGTTTTGAACCTTATATGCTTTTTCATCCTTGATGTTTTTAGCACCCTACTTTTTAATCTTTCCTGCCTATATTAAATTACGACTTAGCAAGCCAGATATTGAACGACCGTTTAAAATTAAAGGACCATTATGAGTCCAATGAATTATTGTTTTATTCCCAACCATTATTATTCTTATTTCTGTTATTCTATTTATTTTTGGTAGTATCATTGTTCAAAATGATACCTGAGCTTTTAACAGTGGTGGTCAACATGTTACCTTTTGTATTGTCGGTAGCATCATTGTCATTATTGTTGGTGAAATTTTAATTAGTTATAACAAACGAAAACATAAAAAAGAAGGAGGACAATAA
- the aguA gene encoding agmatine deiminase has translation MSKLLTTLPQDDEYYMPGEFEPHQGCWMVFPERIDNWRKNAKPAQTVYAEVANTINKYEPVTMVTSPRTKEIATKLLDPTIKILVFENDDAWMRDIGPTFLKNKSGNVRAVDWVFNAWGGLNGGLYYPWDNDDKMAAEVCTYLKIDRYRTTFVLEGGSIHVDGEGTLYTTEECLLNPNRNPDLSKTEIETALKQYLNVKKVIWLPYGIFNDETSGHIDNMLCVVKPGTVLLAWTDDQNDPQYERSLAALKLLEASTDAMGRKIEVIKLQIPTPMYTTNEDTSDIIGKANVKARLENTRLAGSYVNFYIANGAIILPIFNLTTDQQAIDIISAAFPNHKIEPIYAYEILLGGGNIHCITQQQI, from the coding sequence ATGAGTAAATTACTAACAACATTACCACAAGATGATGAATATTATATGCCCGGCGAATTTGAACCTCACCAAGGTTGTTGAATGGTTTTCCCAGAACGAATTGATAATTGACGAAAAAATGCGAAACCCGCACAAACAGTCTATGCTGAAGTTGCAAACACAATTAATAAATATGAACCTGTCACAATGGTTACTTCGCCACGAACAAAGGAAATTGCTACAAAACTACTAGATCCAACCATTAAAATTTTAGTATTCGAAAACGATGATGCTTGAATGCGTGATATTGGACCAACATTTTTAAAAAATAAAAGTGGTAATGTCCGTGCCGTTGATTGGGTTTTTAATGCGTGGGGTGGTTTAAATGGTGGGTTATATTATCCTTGGGATAATGACGACAAAATGGCAGCGGAAGTATGCACTTATTTAAAAATTGATCGTTATCGCACTACATTTGTGTTAGAAGGAGGAAGCATTCATGTTGATGGTGAAGGAACTTTATACACCACTGAAGAATGTCTATTAAATCCCAATCGTAATCCTGATTTATCCAAAACCGAAATTGAAACAGCTTTAAAACAATATTTGAATGTTAAAAAAGTAATTTGACTACCCTATGGCATATTTAATGATGAAACAAGTGGTCATATTGACAATATGCTATGTGTTGTAAAACCAGGAACTGTTCTCTTAGCTTGAACAGATGATCAAAATGATCCTCAATATGAACGTAGTCTTGCTGCTCTCAAACTGTTAGAAGCATCAACTGATGCAATGGGTCGTAAAATTGAAGTAATTAAATTACAAATTCCAACCCCAATGTATACAACAAACGAAGACACCAGTGATATTATTGGCAAAGCAAACGTTAAAGCACGTTTAGAAAATACACGGTTAGCTGGTAGCTATGTTAACTTTTATATTGCAAACGGCGCAATTATTTTACCAATCTTTAATTTAACAACAGATCAGCAGGCTATTGATATCATTAGTGCTGCCTTCCCCAATCATAAAATTGAACCAATTTATGCTTATGAAATTTTATTGGGCGGTGGAAACATTCACTGTATTACACAACAACAAATTTAA
- a CDS encoding phosphoglycerate kinase, which produces MHKKELKDVQVNGKKVLVRVDFNVPMKDGQVTDDNRITAALPTIKYLLEHDAKVILFSHLGKVKTADDLKKRDMAPVAKVLEQKLGRPVKFVNAFEGKELETAINQMQNQDVILFQNTRFADILDQNSQISVDDNGNATAKRESKNDPALGKYWASLGDVFVNDAFGTAHRAHASNVGIATNIGESCLGFLVEKEVKMLSQGVDSPVKPFVAIIGGAKVSDKIGVIEHLLTKADKILIGGGMAYTFFAAQGHNIGNSLLEADKIDVAKEFLAKANGKIILPIDALEAPEFADVPAKVTNGAEIDEGYMGLDIGPKTIELFKNELAGAKTVAWNGPMGVFEFSNYSIGTKAICAAIAELKDAFTLIGGGDSAAAAIQLGYKDKFTHISTGGGASLEYMEGKPLPGIEAVQNK; this is translated from the coding sequence ATGCATAAAAAAGAATTAAAAGATGTCCAAGTTAATGGAAAAAAAGTTTTAGTTAGAGTTGATTTTAATGTGCCAATGAAAGATGGGCAAGTAACAGATGATAATCGAATTACAGCAGCCCTACCAACAATTAAATATTTATTAGAACATGATGCAAAAGTTATTTTATTTTCACATTTAGGAAAAGTAAAAACAGCAGATGATTTAAAAAAACGTGATATGGCTCCTGTTGCTAAAGTTTTAGAACAAAAATTAGGGAGACCAGTTAAATTCGTGAATGCTTTTGAAGGAAAAGAATTAGAAACAGCAATTAATCAAATGCAAAACCAAGATGTTATTTTATTTCAAAATACAAGGTTTGCTGATATTCTTGACCAAAATAGTCAAATTAGTGTTGACGATAATGGCAATGCAACAGCAAAACGAGAAAGTAAAAATGATCCAGCTTTAGGGAAATATTGAGCAAGCCTAGGTGATGTTTTTGTTAATGATGCTTTTGGAACAGCACATCGTGCGCATGCTTCAAATGTTGGAATTGCTACAAATATTGGTGAATCATGCTTAGGATTTTTAGTTGAAAAAGAAGTAAAAATGTTATCACAAGGAGTTGATAGTCCAGTTAAACCATTTGTTGCAATTATTGGTGGTGCCAAAGTTTCAGACAAAATTGGGGTAATTGAACATTTATTAACAAAAGCTGATAAAATTTTAATTGGTGGCGGAATGGCGTATACTTTTTTTGCTGCTCAAGGTCATAACATTGGGAATTCATTATTAGAAGCGGATAAAATTGATGTTGCAAAAGAATTTTTAGCAAAAGCTAATGGGAAAATTATTTTACCAATTGATGCCTTAGAAGCTCCAGAATTTGCTGATGTTCCAGCAAAAGTCACTAATGGTGCTGAAATTGATGAAGGCTATATGGGCTTAGATATTGGGCCAAAAACAATTGAGTTGTTTAAAAACGAGTTAGCTGGTGCAAAAACAGTTGCTTGAAATGGTCCAATGGGAGTATTTGAATTTAGTAACTATAGTATTGGTACCAAGGCCATTTGTGCGGCAATTGCCGAATTAAAAGATGCTTTTACTTTAATTGGTGGTGGTGATTCAGCTGCGGCAGCAATTCAACTAGGTTATAAAGACAAATTTACTCATATTTCAACTGGTGGGGGAGCAAGTCTGGAATATATGGAAGGTAAACCATTACCAGGAATTGAAGCGGTACAAAATAAATAA
- the trxB gene encoding thioredoxin-disulfide reductase has translation MKNNTNEIYDMLIIGAGPGGMTAAIYGARAMANIAMIEKGAPGGKITKTSEIENYPGFDSIQGPDLALKMFEQTQKLKIPYLAERVTNITKKDNLFELDLLSGEKLFAKVVIVATGTVERKLGIPGELELNSRGVSYCAVCDGALYKGKDVVVVGGGYAAIEEAMYLARFVNKVYLIHRRDQFRADINVVNKAKANPKINFIVDSIVTEIKDVSANRVTAIVIKNVKTDETSQLDVSAVFPYIGAIPISDFAKNLDVLDENGYFIVDNKCLTKVPGLYAAGDVTNTILRQIATAVSDGAKAAQFALEYLDNYC, from the coding sequence ATGAAAAACAATACTAATGAAATATATGATATGTTAATCATTGGTGCAGGTCCAGGTGGAATGACTGCAGCAATTTATGGGGCACGAGCAATGGCTAATATTGCTATGATTGAAAAAGGAGCTCCTGGAGGAAAAATAACAAAAACAAGTGAAATTGAAAACTATCCTGGTTTTGATAGTATTCAAGGCCCAGATTTAGCATTAAAAATGTTTGAACAAACACAAAAATTAAAGATTCCCTATTTGGCAGAACGGGTAACTAATATTACTAAAAAAGATAATTTGTTCGAACTAGATTTATTATCAGGAGAAAAACTGTTTGCTAAAGTAGTAATTGTAGCAACAGGAACTGTTGAACGAAAATTAGGAATTCCTGGGGAATTAGAATTAAATAGTCGTGGTGTTTCATACTGTGCTGTTTGTGATGGTGCTTTATATAAGGGCAAAGATGTCGTTGTTGTTGGCGGTGGTTATGCCGCAATTGAAGAAGCAATGTATTTAGCACGGTTTGTTAATAAAGTTTATTTAATTCATCGTCGTGACCAATTTCGTGCGGACATTAATGTGGTGAATAAAGCAAAAGCCAATCCGAAAATTAATTTTATTGTTGATAGTATTGTCACAGAAATTAAAGATGTTAGCGCTAATCGAGTAACAGCAATTGTAATTAAAAATGTTAAAACGGATGAAACAAGCCAATTAGATGTTAGCGCAGTCTTTCCATATATTGGGGCCATCCCTATTAGTGATTTTGCAAAAAATTTAGATGTGTTAGATGAAAATGGATATTTTATTGTTGATAATAAATGTTTAACAAAAGTACCAGGATTGTATGCTGCTGGGGATGTTACTAACACGATATTACGGCAAATTGCAACAGCTGTTAGCGATGGAGCAAAAGCAGCCCAATTTGCATTAGAATACCTTGATAATTACTGTTAA
- a CDS encoding prolipoprotein diacylglyceryl transferase family protein — MNLATWIAHDTYGNWFRPYWFLIFCGFAITIILSWVNFRKRHIPTQGLYLGIFVISPIALLGASFFGKYDVKNPIFFFTLFAFWEPGMSIHGGLIFGLITGWIWFGFESRKHNISIWVYADLIVPNILLAQAIGRWGNFFNHELLGSPVSREQLMWLPSFIRDNLFKWYVPNPIPDNFHPVDAVGIGGGPVSPTDFNNVQYFQPIFLYESFANILLWILIVIALPLIFRYSYYWRFKKEEPNFTKLSWKGVWGKWYYDIKPDPMIVNNLAQEVNLKKIYFKNKHKMTKKQVMKTYFIYQKARLKQILKADVRELEKIENPHRLKILRCGVQTGMYIAGYNIIRIILETQRNDHDLFIKNMRVLDYVILSLMIGIGLILILFAQWVAVIKWRKGGWLYEKQY, encoded by the coding sequence GTGAATTTAGCAACATGAATTGCCCATGATACTTATGGGAATTGATTTCGACCATATTGATTTTTAATTTTTTGTGGTTTTGCAATTACAATTATTTTGTCGTGAGTTAATTTTCGTAAGCGTCATATTCCAACCCAGGGATTATATTTAGGTATCTTTGTTATTTCACCAATTGCTTTATTAGGAGCTAGTTTTTTTGGAAAATATGATGTGAAAAATCCAATTTTCTTTTTTACCTTGTTTGCATTTTGAGAACCAGGAATGAGTATTCATGGTGGTTTAATTTTTGGCTTAATAACAGGTTGAATTTGATTCGGTTTTGAATCACGCAAACATAATATTTCAATTTGAGTTTATGCTGATTTAATTGTTCCAAATATTTTATTAGCGCAAGCAATTGGTCGTTGAGGTAATTTTTTTAATCATGAATTATTAGGATCGCCTGTTTCTCGAGAACAATTGATGTGATTACCAAGTTTTATTCGTGATAATTTGTTTAAGTGATATGTCCCAAATCCAATTCCAGATAATTTTCATCCAGTTGATGCTGTTGGAATTGGTGGGGGTCCTGTTAGTCCAACTGACTTTAATAATGTTCAATATTTTCAACCGATTTTCCTATATGAATCATTTGCTAATATTTTATTATGAATTTTAATTGTGATTGCATTACCATTAATATTTCGTTATAGTTATTATTGACGGTTTAAAAAAGAAGAACCTAATTTTACGAAACTATCGTGAAAAGGGGTTTGAGGGAAATGATATTATGACATTAAACCTGATCCAATGATAGTAAACAATTTAGCACAAGAAGTAAATTTAAAAAAAATTTATTTTAAAAATAAACATAAGATGACCAAAAAACAAGTAATGAAAACTTATTTCATCTATCAAAAAGCACGCTTAAAACAGATTTTAAAAGCTGATGTACGAGAGTTGGAAAAAATTGAAAATCCACATCGCTTAAAAATTTTACGTTGTGGGGTTCAAACAGGAATGTATATTGCTGGTTATAATATCATTCGAATTATTTTAGAAACACAGCGTAATGATCATGATTTATTTATTAAAAATATGCGTGTTCTTGATTATGTTATTCTTAGTTTAATGATTGGGATTGGACTAATTTTAATATTATTTGCACAGTGAGTAGCTGTTATAAAATGAAGAAAAGGCGGATGATTATATGAAAAACAATACTAA
- the hprK gene encoding HPr(Ser) kinase/phosphatase, producing the protein MEKFIVKDIVDKFEYEVLAGAKGLNREVKVYGLNRPGLELAGFDFEKNNSNRRVVLLSNKEQLFVNTLSDVVKKERYEYILNENIPMIILTEKFTDKLLLAIAEEHNCPVVLAKNITTSRLYQVVLEFFDEHFAPIIEEHASLINIFGKGILLKGKSGIGKSEMTLELVKKNHLFVGDDRIIIQQRNNKLYGQSHEMLKNLIEVRGLGILDLSKIYGLQVLLDETQIDLVIELIHLEDEQYKSIDRLGSEYKYTKILDIQVPIVTIPVTYGRNVSELVETAVSKLKLEAAGISSMKTLQDRFKEYSK; encoded by the coding sequence GTGGAAAAGTTTATTGTAAAAGATATTGTTGATAAATTTGAGTATGAAGTTTTAGCAGGAGCAAAAGGACTTAATCGTGAAGTGAAAGTTTATGGTCTTAATCGTCCGGGTTTAGAATTAGCGGGATTTGATTTTGAAAAAAATAATAGTAATCGTCGCGTAGTTTTATTGTCAAACAAAGAACAATTATTTGTTAATACGTTAAGTGACGTAGTAAAAAAAGAACGTTATGAATATATTTTAAATGAAAACATTCCAATGATTATTTTGACAGAAAAGTTTACTGACAAATTATTATTGGCAATTGCGGAAGAACATAATTGTCCTGTTGTTTTGGCAAAAAATATTACAACAAGCCGGTTGTATCAAGTTGTGTTAGAATTTTTTGATGAACACTTTGCCCCAATAATAGAAGAACATGCATCATTAATTAATATTTTTGGGAAAGGAATTTTATTAAAAGGGAAATCTGGAATTGGAAAGTCAGAGATGACTTTAGAATTAGTTAAAAAAAACCATTTATTTGTTGGAGATGATCGTATTATTATTCAACAACGCAACAATAAATTATATGGCCAATCACATGAAATGTTAAAGAATTTAATTGAGGTTCGTGGTTTAGGAATTTTGGATTTAAGTAAAATTTATGGTTTGCAAGTTTTATTAGATGAAACACAAATTGATTTAGTAATTGAATTAATTCATCTTGAGGATGAGCAATATAAATCAATTGATCGACTTGGCTCAGAATATAAATATACTAAAATTTTAGATATACAAGTTCCAATTGTGACAATTCCAGTTACATATGGACGAAATGTCAGTGAATTAGTTGAAACAGCTGTTTCAAAATTGAAATTAGAAGCAGCCGGAATTTCTTCAATGAAAACATTACAAGATCGTTTTAAAGAATATTCAAAATAG
- the uvrB gene encoding excinuclease ABC subunit UvrB — MFKLTANYLPAGDQPLAIEQLTANLFADKKHQVLLGATGTGKTFTMANVIENYQKPTLVMAHNKTLAMQLYVELKEMFPENRVEYFVSNFDFYQPEAYLPGKDLYIDKDARQNMELDMMRLSAFNALTTRKDVIVVASVAAIYGAQDPNEYKKSFFQVDRNQKISKKDLAIFLVSSGYVRNDIELIPGSFSAKGDVIKIVPGWNIKTFIRIDLFGDEIEDLAYIDGLTGDVTQRLSTLTIFPAQDYITSPERLVEAIKRIEAELKVRLAELEQEGKIVEAQRLKQRTEYDLDSLRESGICSGIENYSRHLDLRNEGEAPYTLIDFFGDDFLTIIDESHMSLPQIRAMYNTDRSRKETLVNYGFRLKSALDNRPLNFDEFNQKLKNVIYVSATPGDYELELVEQKVVEQIIRPTGLLDPTVEVKGTVGQIDDIIAQVKSRREKNERVFITTLTIRMSEDLTSYLQEQNVKVAYLHSELKTLERSQILLDLRKGVYDCIVGVNLIREGIDIPEVSLICILDADKQGFLRNERSLIQTIGRAARNASGHVILYADNVSDAMARAMAETARRRRIQEEYNQKYHITPTTIIKSIRDYTNIKRHDDKLQKIKNKKSKEYKTAKEALLHDLRKEMYEASEKLDFERAAELRDIIIEIEAE, encoded by the coding sequence ATGTTTAAATTAACTGCTAATTATTTACCAGCAGGTGACCAGCCGTTAGCAATTGAACAATTAACAGCAAATTTATTTGCAGATAAAAAACATCAAGTTTTATTGGGAGCCACTGGGACTGGAAAAACATTTACAATGGCAAATGTTATTGAAAATTATCAAAAGCCAACATTAGTAATGGCTCATAACAAAACTTTGGCAATGCAGTTATATGTTGAGTTGAAAGAAATGTTTCCTGAAAATCGAGTGGAATATTTTGTTTCAAATTTTGACTTCTATCAACCAGAAGCATATTTACCTGGTAAGGATTTATATATTGATAAGGATGCACGTCAAAATATGGAATTAGATATGATGCGTTTAAGTGCTTTTAATGCTTTAACAACGCGAAAAGATGTGATTGTTGTTGCTTCGGTTGCTGCAATTTATGGAGCCCAAGACCCGAACGAATATAAAAAATCGTTTTTCCAAGTTGATCGAAACCAAAAAATTAGTAAGAAAGATTTAGCAATTTTTTTAGTATCATCTGGATATGTTCGAAATGATATTGAATTAATTCCGGGGAGTTTTAGTGCAAAAGGAGATGTTATTAAAATTGTTCCGGGATGAAATATTAAAACTTTTATTCGAATTGATTTATTTGGTGATGAGATTGAGGACTTGGCATATATTGATGGGTTAACTGGTGATGTTACACAACGATTATCAACCTTAACCATTTTTCCGGCGCAGGATTATATTACTTCTCCAGAACGATTGGTAGAGGCAATTAAACGGATTGAAGCAGAATTAAAAGTCCGTCTAGCAGAATTAGAACAAGAAGGAAAAATTGTTGAGGCACAACGGTTAAAACAACGAACAGAATATGATTTAGATTCGTTACGAGAAAGTGGTATTTGTTCAGGGATTGAAAATTATTCACGGCATTTAGATTTACGAAATGAAGGTGAAGCTCCTTATACTTTAATTGATTTTTTTGGTGATGATTTTTTAACAATTATTGATGAATCACATATGTCACTACCCCAAATTCGGGCAATGTATAATACTGATCGTAGTCGGAAAGAAACACTAGTTAATTATGGATTTCGGTTAAAAAGTGCATTAGATAATCGTCCGCTAAATTTTGATGAGTTTAATCAGAAATTAAAGAATGTTATTTATGTTTCAGCAACGCCAGGTGATTATGAGTTAGAATTAGTTGAGCAAAAAGTAGTTGAACAAATTATTCGTCCAACAGGTTTATTGGATCCAACCGTTGAAGTGAAAGGAACGGTCGGTCAAATTGATGACATTATTGCCCAAGTTAAAAGTCGTCGTGAAAAAAATGAGCGAGTATTTATTACGACCTTAACAATTCGAATGTCAGAAGATTTAACAAGTTATTTACAAGAACAAAATGTTAAAGTTGCTTATTTGCATAGTGAATTAAAAACACTAGAACGCAGTCAAATTTTATTGGATTTACGAAAGGGTGTTTATGATTGCATTGTTGGTGTTAACTTGATTCGGGAAGGGATTGATATTCCAGAAGTTTCATTAATTTGTATTTTAGATGCTGATAAACAAGGATTTTTACGTAATGAACGTAGTTTAATCCAAACGATAGGACGAGCAGCACGGAATGCTAGTGGACATGTTATTTTATATGCTGATAATGTTTCTGATGCAATGGCAAGGGCAATGGCTGAAACTGCTCGACGTCGTCGAATTCAAGAAGAGTATAACCAAAAATATCATATTACTCCAACAACAATTATTAAAAGTATTCGTGATTATACTAACATTAAACGACATGATGATAAGTTACAAAAAATTAAAAATAAGAAATCAAAAGAATACAAAACAGCAAAAGAAGCATTATTACACGATTTACGAAAAGAAATGTATGAAGCAAGTGAAAAACTTGACTTTGAACGAGCAGCAGAATTGCGTGATATTATTATTGAAATTGAAGCAGAATAA
- a CDS encoding lipoprotein produces the protein MKKLLSLLTTFSLSAAVGINVIGCKTNGLGDFPGNNQVAKAAAPAVINAVNNFLMYNILYIKGASAAENKFYYNYQEILQNQWERYPSLEDSSLNPWTNNDQGTTAVNSLAVALYTVTLLGNSKDKPSGINGAVARIMPNESGTLFQTAQSLVPSSDFVDAAMYKKATVSSAAKKTLMGYYHISGKAKIHEYGYSVLPDLSAVDLGWLKKDFFTTDDSETDITKIIIAELDKESNIKIDPAEVNLVVKTRPSGGTPGGKLAVGTYELSLEAKKDAKTIQGLANFKIDVVDKANFKFNLETIPTKYFSVDLTVDNKVSDLKAAVKNYVESFVAPAVDKAEIEYSVENETDDTKALLAKPYKVIVAAKDKATTVVKKLEIIIGVLNKPVVKLDLAKFSNKIPAPSFLNSNYKEDDLKAAVKAATLKWMPREYKNGVILNTTIDARPSGGTAGGSLVEGKYTVAITPASGEVTGTYKMDVQVMKFKTNETVDIYWAGVDIPVANITNG, from the coding sequence ATGAAAAAATTATTATCATTATTAACAACTTTTTCATTGTCAGCAGCTGTTGGAATTAATGTTATTGGTTGTAAAACAAATGGTTTAGGTGATTTTCCTGGGAATAATCAAGTTGCTAAAGCCGCAGCTCCAGCAGTTATCAATGCTGTTAATAACTTTTTAATGTATAATATTTTATACATAAAAGGTGCTTCTGCTGCTGAAAATAAGTTTTATTATAATTATCAAGAGATTTTGCAAAACCAATGGGAACGTTATCCTTCGTTAGAAGACTCTTCATTAAATCCATGAACAAATAATGACCAAGGGACAACGGCTGTTAATTCGTTGGCAGTGGCTTTATATACTGTTACTTTATTAGGCAATAGTAAGGATAAACCGTCAGGAATTAATGGTGCTGTTGCAAGAATTATGCCAAATGAAAGTGGCACATTGTTTCAAACTGCACAGAGTTTAGTTCCATCATCAGATTTTGTTGATGCTGCAATGTATAAGAAAGCAACAGTCAGTTCTGCTGCGAAGAAAACATTGATGGGTTACTACCATATTAGTGGAAAAGCAAAAATTCATGAATATGGTTATTCAGTCTTACCTGATTTAAGCGCGGTTGATCTTGGTTGACTTAAAAAAGATTTTTTTACAACTGATGATAGTGAAACAGATATTACAAAAATTATTATTGCTGAATTAGATAAAGAAAGTAATATTAAAATTGATCCTGCTGAGGTCAACTTAGTTGTAAAAACTAGACCAAGTGGTGGAACACCAGGAGGAAAATTGGCCGTGGGAACTTATGAACTCAGTTTAGAAGCAAAAAAAGATGCTAAAACAATTCAGGGATTAGCTAACTTTAAAATTGATGTTGTTGATAAAGCTAATTTTAAATTTAATTTAGAAACAATTCCAACAAAATATTTTTCAGTAGATTTAACTGTTGATAACAAAGTTAGTGATTTAAAAGCAGCAGTTAAAAATTATGTTGAATCATTTGTTGCTCCCGCAGTTGATAAAGCTGAAATTGAATATAGTGTTGAGAATGAAACTGATGATACAAAAGCATTGTTAGCAAAACCATATAAAGTTATTGTTGCAGCAAAGGATAAGGCTACAACGGTTGTCAAAAAATTGGAAATTATAATTGGAGTTTTAAATAAACCAGTTGTTAAATTAGATTTAGCAAAGTTTTCAAATAAAATTCCAGCGCCATCATTTTTAAATAGTAATTATAAAGAAGATGATTTGAAAGCAGCAGTTAAGGCAGCCACTTTGAAATGAATGCCAAGAGAATATAAAAATGGTGTTATTTTAAATACAACAATTGATGCTCGGCCATCTGGTGGAACTGCCGGAGGTAGCTTGGTTGAAGGGAAATATACAGTAGCAATCACGCCAGCTAGTGGTGAAGTTACTGGAACTTATAAAATGGATGTTCAAGTTATGAAATTTAAAACCAATGAAACAGTTGATATTTATTGAGCGGGAGTTGATATTCCGGTTGCTAATATTACGAATGGATAA